The Paenibacillus sp. FSL R7-0345 DNA segment ATCTGCTTATTTTTCCGGGAACACAAAAAACCGTCGGAACATCAGGTTCCGGCGGCGGATTGGATCAGCATTCTCCTCTGCTAAGCAAGGCAGAACTGTGATCAAATCAAATCCAGAAAGCTGCAGTCCTCCCCGGACAGGGGAAACGCACATTTCTGCGCGCGGTCATGGCATGCCCAATACGGACTAACCGTATTTAATAAAGCCTGACCGCGCAAAAAAGCCGCCGGAACACATACGGTTCCGGACGGCTCTAAAAGGCACTTTAAGAGCTTACCTGCCAAGCTGCTTCATACTTACTCTGCAGCCGCTGTTCCCGGAAGACACGTATCTACAACAGTTGTTACCGATAATGAACGTACTGTATGAACTGTCATATTACATCGTCTCCTTCCGGTTAATATGCTGTAACTATAAACGTCCCGGCGGCGCATTGTCAACGCTTCACGCCGGTAAAGTATTTTTTATAAACAAAGTCTACCTACAGGATCTGCTTCAGCTCATCCAGCTCATCAATGGTTCTCCATGGCGTGACGTCCAGACGCTCATCCCACGGATGATTCCGTTTCAGCCAGATGGTGTCCATCCCCGCCTTGCCTGCCCCCCAGATATCATTGACCGGATGATCACCGATGAACAGGGTCTGCTCAGCAGAGGTACCCAGTCGGTCCAGTGCCAGTCTGTAGATGGCCGGATCAGGTTTGCTGATGCCCGCCTCACCTGAAATAACAATTTCCTTAAAATAGCCGCGTAAACGCAGCAGATCGATTTTCCCGTCCTGCAGATCCTTTTTCCCGTTCGTTACGAGGCCCATAATATATCCCCGCTCCCGGCAGTAGTCCAGAATTTCCACCGCATCCTTCATCGCAGCACCGTGGCCGGAATAGTTCTGGTCATAATACCCCCGGATGTCCGCCGCACTTACGGGTGTCTGCCAGGGCAGCACTTCACTCAGCTCGGCAAAAAAGCCGTCCTTGTCCCGGTAGCCGTCGGCATCCCGCACAATCATGTCCTCGACCACCAGCAGCGCCTCATCCTCAGCCAAATGGCCCAGAAAATCCTTAACAAACTGCGTACTGAAGCTGCGGAACGTATGGTCCCGGTCCATCAGGGTGTTGTCCAGATCAAACAGCAAAGCTTGTTTCTCGGTCATTTTGATAAATCTCCTTATCTCCTTGAATTCCCAGAAATTTATTGTACTATGGTTGTCCGGACAAAGAAAAGACTGCCCTGCAGAAAAGAGGTATCCCTCCTTAACTGCCGAACAGCCTGCTGGCGTCATATAAATGGATAGACCGGTTATTCAAAATGCTCCGCCCGGTGGGTCAGCATCATCTCTTCTTCGGTAATGTACAGCGGAAACGGAGGCGTCTCCTTCAGATAACGTTCCGAATGAAGCAGTCGGTAATGAACCTCCGGCAGCCAGGCATCCTCAAGCAGCGGCAGTTTACCGGTATCGCTCACATAATTATCTACTGCAGATTGTACCAGATCAAGATAATAAGGCACCAGCTTGTCAGCTTCCTCAAAAATTTCGTAGGTTTCACGCGACATGTAGAACTTCTGCTGCGGAACCCCGCCCAAATAGCGTGTCAGCCGGGTCAGGTCAATGCTTTTATCCTCCAGAATCAGTGCGGTACGGTTAATCGGAGCAGGCATATCCTCTTCGAACTGCCTGACAGCCTGTTTGATCTGCGGCAAGGTAACGGTGACAGTCTCAGGGATTGTATTTTTTTTAGCGCGTTTGAATATCATACTGAAAGTCTCCTTTCGAAGTATATGTCAGATAACGCTTACAATTCCAGTTTATTCACATTTTAAACCTTTAATCAGCAGTGTATCAAACTGTCACAGAATCTCCTTAACTATAAGAGCATTAAGTGACAAGTTGCTGCTACTTCACGTTTTCCCAGCGCGTCCACATTTCAGGGGGATTCAGTTCATATTTGTCATGCTCCCGGTACATGAACTGGTGCATAATAAATTCGCGGCGGATCGTGGCATAATCCTCATGATATTGCTTAATGAACTCATTCATCTCCTTTTCACTGTAGACGGTTCCCGGGGTCAGCTTCTCAACCATAAATTGCAGGGCAATCAGCTTCTTCTTGTATTGGGCCGGGATCTGGCGCAGCCTTCCGTCTTTCGCAAAAAAGTTACGCAGCACCGATTCCTTCAGGCTGTTCTCCGGCGACTCCTGCTCCATCTCCTGCGTTCCTTTGGAAAAAATAAAGCTGAGCGATGCCTCGGAGCCTGCTTTGATGAACTCCGGATTAATCCGGAAATAGACCGTATTCTTGTCGCGCCGTTCTGTAATCATCGAAGCTTCCCGCAGTTTGGCGGCATGATGGGTTACAGTCGGCTGTGAAAGGTTTAATCTTTCGGCCAACGCCTGACCGTGAATCTCTTCGCCTTTGGACAGCAGCAGCAGAATGCGGAGTCTGGTGGGATCGGATAAGGCCTTATGGTAATTGACTATTTTATCAAGCTGCATGTGGGGGCACGCTCCTGTAACAATATTAACTGAATAATAGGATTTAAAGTTTAGATATATGTCTAATTATATCAAATTTTAGGTTATCCGGCAACCGCAGCAGCTGATCTTTTAGGCATTAGTTGGCGTTAAATTTAAAATTAAGGTAACATTTAGAGATAGAATTAATTCACCAGGAGGTCGCCATTCATTATGAAAGACGTTATCATTATCGGCGCCGGTCCATGCGGGCTGTCTGCGGCAATTGAATGCCAGCGCCAGGGACTGTCGAGCCTGATCATCGAAAAGAATTTTATCGTCCACTCCATTTACCTGTATCCAACCAGCATGCAGTTCTTCAGCACAACCGCGCTGCTGGAAATTGGCGGTGTTCCCTTCACCTCCCCCAATGACAAGCCGTTCCGCCATGAAGCACTGGTCTACTACCGCCGGGCAGCCGAACAGCATGGCCTGGAGATTGCAGCGTATGAAGAAGCACTAAGTGTAGATCATAATGAAGATGGCAGCTTTACAGTACATACTGTCAACAAGCGCGGAGAGCGCCAGAGCCGCCGGGCCGCCCATGTTGTCATTTCGACCGGTTATTTTGACCAGCCGAATATGATCGGCATTCCGGGAGAAGAGCTGCCTAAGGTTACCCATTACTTTGGCGAAGCCCACCCGTACACCGGGATGAAGGTTACGGTGATCGGGGGTAGTAACTCCGCAGTGGATGCGGCACTGGAGCTGATCCGTGTCGGCGCTTCTGTAGATATGGTCTACCGCGGAGCTAGTATTTCCGACAATATCAAGCCGTGGGTGCGGCCGATTTTTGAGAGCATGGTTACAAAAGGCAGTATCACACTGCACCTGGAATCACGGGTTACAGAGATTACTCCGTCCTCGGTCATTGTGACCAGACACAGCGGGGAGACCAGTGAGCTGGACAATGACTTTGTGCTTGCTATGACGGGCTTCCGTCCAAGCAGAGCACTACTTTCATCCGCCGGGGTGCTCATGGATGATTCGCTGGACAAACCGTCGTTCAACCCTGCGACTATGGAGAGCAATATTCCCGGCCTTTATGTAGCGGGAGTTATCGCCTCCGGCCGTAATGCCAATGAGGTATTCATTGAGACCGGACGCGGACACGGCAAGCTGATTGCCGATCATATCGTTTCCCAAAAGCTCAAATAAGACAAGGAGTGCCTGCTTCATGGATATCACCTCCCTGCTGCTGCTCGGTCTGGCCGCGCTTGGCATCCTCAGCAGCAACTCGCCGGTTACAATTGCTATGGTTGTACTGCTCCTGCTCAGAGTGCTCGGCTTGCAGCAGACTTTTCCCTGGCTGGAGAAGCACGGCCTGACGCTCGGTATTATCATCCTGACAATCGGAGTCATGACTCCGCTGGCCAGCGGAAAAATCTCGCTGAATACGATCTGGCAGTCCTTTTTCCACTGGAAATCGCTGGCAGCCATCGGCATCGGCATGCTGGTCGCTTATCTAGGCGGCCGCGGCGCTGTGCTGATGGGCAGCCAGCCGACCGTTGTCGCCGGTCTTCTGATCGGCACCGTCCTTGGCGTTGCCCTGTTCAAGGGTGTTCCGGTCGGCCCGCTGATCGCTGCAGGCCTGTTGTCGCTGGTTATCGGGAGAGGATAATCCGTTAGCTGTGCTTCACTGAAAAAGGCTGGCATAATCCGCATGGAAGAAGCGGTTATGTCAGCCTTAATTGTTTTTTATTATGCTGGTGCAAGCACAGTTTATTTATCACTTTCAGCTTAAGCCCCGCCTCCGTCTACACGGTACTGCTTCTCCAGTTCGGATCGGTAATGCGGATTAAAGGTCAGCTGCTTATGCGGCGTGCAATCAAGAAATCCGTTACCGGCTGAAGTATTCATTCCCCGCGTAAACCCCGCTAATGCCTTTACTTTGTTAACAACCTGCTCGTCAAGTTCCTGCTCGACTGCATCTGCACTGTCGGCATCAGCAATAACCAGCGGCAAAGCAAGCTGCTCGCCCACTACATCTCCTTGCATATCTGTGTACAAGCCTACAATACCTAAGCTTATTTCACCGCAGGGAATAGCATCAGCAGTATAAATTTCCACCAGTAGCTCATTCATACTGTCCATAGCATGCAGAACCAGACCATCTGATTTATCTGTGTCGAAATCTCCGTAAATCTCCCCCAGATAAATTCCTTCCGGCAGCATAAGCCTGACCACGGCATGCCTTAACCGAACTGGCGGATTAATCTGAATAAGCAGATGATTGAGCCCTTCTTCATGCTCAAGCACCCGTTTAGCCAGCCTCGCTGTTATCATCGTTATCGCCCCTCCTTCAGCATCCGGGTGATCGTTTCTTGAAGCTCCACTCTTAGCTCTGCTGAAATGCGCGGGCTTACAGTCAGTATCACATCCTCGCTAACTACTAGCGTATCACCAGACAGGAGCTGCTCCGGCTGCAAAAACTTTAGGCGTCCGCCTAACTTGGCTACCTCTTCTTCCGGCATGCCGGCCAGTTTGGATTGGATATCAGCCAGATTCTCTCCGCTTCTGGACAAAGTCAAAATAGCCAGCAAATGCCTGTAATGCCGGTCCGTGTAGACCCGTTTATTACCCGAGAGCGCAAGCGGCGGAAGCAATCCAATCTGCGTGTAATATCTAACAGTCCGCAGATTCATATCAGGAGCTTCCTGCTGTACCAGCTCAGCCAGCTGCTTGCCCGTATAAGTATTCATTGTATCAACCTCCAGATTTGCCGATTCCCCCACCCATAGTTACAGTGCAGTGTTATAGTTACAGTTTACTGTAACTCATATGAGAATGCAAATAAAAACGGCTCCCTCAAATAAGGAGCCGTTCAATAATCTACTTTATTTACCTAACCGTCCAGCCGCTGCACATTGAACAGCCGGGCATAGCTGCCACCCAGCAGCATAAGCTCTTCATGTGTGCCGCGCTCGGTAATTGCACCATTTTCCAGCACGACAATCTGGTCTGCATGGGTGATGGTCGACAGCCGGTGGGCGACGATCAGCGTTGTACGCTCCGAGGCCAGGGACTGCAGCGACTGCTGGATCAGATGCTCGGACTCCAGATCAAGCGCCGAAGTCGCCTCATCCAGAATCAGCACCTTCGGATCTTTGAGGAAGACCCTGGCTATCGCTACGCGCTGTTTCTGTCCGCCGGACAGCTTCACGCCGCGCTCGCCGACCTCAGTGTCATAGCCCTCAGGCAGCTGCATAATGAAATCATGAGCATTCGCGGCCTGCGCAGCGGCAATAATCTCCGCTTCCGCAGCCTCCGGGTTGCCGAACAGAATATTATCGCGCACCGAACCGCTGAACAGGAAGTTATCCTGCAGCACCATGCCTACCGTCCGCCGCAGACTCTCCTGGGTCAGTCCGCGGATATCCTGGCCATCCATAAGCAGACGTCCTTCGCTGATATCATAGAAGCGCGGAATCAGACTGATCAGGGAGGATTTACCGCCGCCGCTCATACCGACAAAAGCGACCGTCTGACCCGGGCTGATGCTGAGATTAATCTCCTTCAGCACCCAGTCGTTTTCTTCCCTGTATTTGAACCATACCCGGTCAAATTCAATCGCTCCGGCCGCATTTTGCAGCGGCTTCGCACCGGGCTGGTCGGCAATATCGTAAGGCTCATCCAGCAGCTCCATAACCCGCTCGAGCGAGGCCGAGGCCTGGGTCAGCACGGTGGAGGAATTGATTAGCCGCCGCAGCGGCGCATACATCCGGTCCAGATAGCCGAAAAAGGCCACAAAGGTACCGATCGTCAGATTGCCGCGGATGACCTCATAGCCTCCGTAGCCGATAACGAGCAGCGGAGCCAGATCGGTCAGGGTATTGATAATGGCGAAGGTTACCGCATTCCAGCGGGTTTGAGCCATCGCTTTTTCCAGAAATTTGCCGTTAATGCCTTCGAACTGCTTCTGGTCGGCCTTTTCCATCGTAAAGCTGCGGATAATGGCGATGCCTTGAATCCGCTCATGCAGATATCCCTGAATAACCGCCAGCGCCTGGGACCGGTCCTTGGTCAATACTTTCAAACGCTTGTAAAGTGTGTTAACAGCAATACCGTACAGCGGCAGAACCGCAATCGAAACGAGCGCCAGCACCGGATTAAGATAGAACATGAACCCCAGCGCAAAGACCAGCGTGAACATATCGAGCCAGACGTTCATCATGCCGACCTCAACCAGGTTTTTGGACTGCTCCACATCGTTAATAAACCTGGAGATCGCTTCGCCCACCTTCGTATTCTGGTAATACCGCAGGGACAGGCGCTGCAGATGGCTGTACAGCTTGTTACGCATATCGAACAACACTCTGCTCGTAATCAGCTGGGCAAAATATTGGCGGTAATATTCCACCGGCCCCCTGATCACAACAAACAGCACAAACGCGCCGCCGAGCACGTAAAACAGCTTCGAAATCCGCTCCGCCGCGGTCAGCGCCGAGGGTGTGAGCAGATCATCCACTACATATTTTAGAATCATCGGCAGGGTGAGCGGAATGCTGAATTTGATCATACCGATAAATAAAGTCAGGACAATCCATTTCGTATATGGCCGGACAAAAGTATAAAAAGCTTTCCATTGCTTCACGGAACGTTACGCCCTTTCTTTTTTCAACCCACCTTGGGTACTGTTGACATTTCAGCCCCACAGTGTTTTTATATTTTTAGGTACATAAGCACAAGTGCAGTACCGGAACTTCAGGAGGATAATGATGTCTAGACAATTTGTGACGGAAGCGGTCATGATGGCCATCTACGGCCAGCTTCTCGTACCGCAAAGCCCTGTGGAATATATCGTGCCCTACACAACAGTTATGGAACTATACGAGCTGCGGGACAGCGATGAGCCGCTGATGAACCGGACCGACGATGACCAGCATGTCAAAAGCAAAATCCGTGAGCTGATCGCCTATTTCGAGGAACCGCTCAATTCCAAGAAGATCAACCGCTGTCTATCTGTTCCCTGGGCGAAGAGCTCGGGTATTCTGCTCGGCGAGATGGCGCACGTCACGATCATCAACAGCGTTGATAATGCTGCTTACGGGGAAACCTTTGATCCGATTGAGACCGAACTGCTGCTGACCTCTGTGCGGGAAAAAGTCCCCGTATTAACCGACCAGTTCGAGCTGATCCAGCGCATTATCGAAGGCGGAATCCCGGTGCAGGTGTATGATATCGACGATTTCGACTTTGCGATGGAGGAAGAGACCTTCCGCAGCTCGCAATAATGCTTCCAAGCTGTACATCCGTTTCCAAAAAGCCGGCGTCCATTCTTTAGAATGGACGCCCTCTTTGTATATCCGCTATTTAGCCTATTGAATCAGCTCGCCGTTCCGGTTAATAATAGCGTCCTCTAATTCTTTATATGCACCGGACTGGGGGTCCACATGGCTGCCGGACAGTCTCAGCTTCTTTAGCCGGGGCAGCTTAAGGAGCAGGGCCGGATCAGAAAAGGTGGTTTTGCATAAATCCAATACCTCCAGCCCCGTCAGTGTAGAAATAAAATCCCAGGATTTCGGCTTAAGCTTCGTCAGGTCGAGATTCTTTAAGCTGTGCATTCCGGCGAGCGGCTCCAAATCCTTTAGAGGGGTTTCCCAGATCCAGAGTAACTCCAGCTGCGGAAATTGCTCCCGGATGCCTTCAATTGATTTCAGCCTGCTTTTTTCCAGATACAGCGTTCTAAGGTTAGGACATAACCCCATTTCGTGAACCTGTTCCACGGAGGAGCCTCTGAGCCGTATTTCCTCAATGCATTCATGCCGGAAAAAAGGGCTTAAATCCCCCACGGCAGCAAAATTGGCGTCAAGGATCCTCAGCTTCCTGAGCTCGGCGGCATAAGAAAGATCCGCCAGCTTTTTAGGGGCCATCAGCCTGATCTCCTCTACACCCGGGAAAACACGGAAGGAATCCAGGCTCTCCAGCCGGCATGTCTGTCCGCCGAGAGACACCCGCTTCACTCCCGGATGCGGTACAAAGTCCGGCACATTCACAATCTCATCAAAGCTCATGCTGACCGTCTCCAGGCTGTCCGGCAGAACCGTCTGGCTGTCATAATTATATTTCGAAAAACTGACTGAATTTAATGATTTAAGCGGAGCCAGCAGCTGATCAGGCAATGTATGCCGGACATAAAAAAGCTGCAGCGACTGCAGGTTCTCAAGCTTTGAAAGGGCCTCAATATTGTTCTTAATCGTTGATTTGCTTATGAAGCTCAGGTGCTCCAGGCTTGCAGCGGCCTCAAGACCGGCGAGATCGGGGATGGTCATACTGGAGTCTGTGGTCCCGAATTCCAGCTTCTTAAGGCTTGTAAATTCTTTTAACGGCTCATAGGTTGTGATCTTCCGGACCTGGAGAAGCTTTATAGAATCCAGTTCATAGAGGGAAGCGGGCTCATGAAACCAGGCGTACTTTTTATATTTCCCGATGGTTAAGGCTGCCTGTTCTGCAATAGCAGCTTTAGATTTGGAATAATCCATCTCACGGCCTCCTAAGAATTGATATAATTGCTTACACTATTGACACCTTAGCATACAGCCACCTTCATAACAAATGCCCCTTTAACAGCCGCGCAGCAAAAAGATGGCGCCCATTCCGGTTAGTTTGAACGGGCGCCACCTTGCTCTGATTATAATCCGCCTCTGTCTATTCGGCCTGACCGGCAGTACTCAGCGGCTGATACACATATTCGATGTCATCTTCTGCCGCCACGTGGATGATAGACAGGCTGTAGCCCTCCATATACCAGAGATCCTGCTCCTCCATATAAAAAATCAGGCCTTCCTGCTCTGCCTCTACTGCAGGGCGCGCGGGCGCTTCCGTAGCAATTCCCAGTGAAAATCCGGGATGCAGTCCTCCGCCCGAGCTGTAACGCGGAAATAAACGAATAGAATCCCCGTTCTGCAGGTTAAGCTCCTTCTTGAACCAGGCAGCCGCTTCCGGGCTAATGGTCATATCCATTTGTGTTATTGCACCTCCGTTTCTTCTTATCATACTATAAGCCGGCATTATTCCAAACCAGCCGTTCCTCTTCTATGATACTCCGACTTCGCAAATTGTTCAAAATTCTATTTGACATTGTTCAGACACTGATGATAAACTCTGAACATACGAAGCGTCTTGAAGTAATTACCAAAAATGAACGAAAGGGTGATCTCGGTGTTGACTATTGTACCAGTTGATTTTAATTTCTTTGTCGGCAACTACACACAACCTCATACCGAAGCAGCCCGAATAGTGGAAACCTTCTGAAGCAAGTACATCCACCGTACTTGAGTTCACCAGGCAAGTCTCTTCCATGTCTTCTGTGCTGCACTAAAGCACCGTGGACATGATTATCACTGTATCTTACAGGCATATCATCCGTTTAACGGAGGGTATGCCTTTTTGCATGCTGTTAATAGACATCCGCTATTTTCATCATCATTCAAAGACACATTCACACAACCGACAACGACACCCCAAACACGAAAGGAAGGGATTACCCTTGTTCTCCGTACTCCGTGATCTCGGCTGGTTTTTCCGCCGGGAAAAAAGGCGATATTCCATCGGCCTGATTTTGTTAATTGTAGTAGGTGTATTAGAGCTTCTGCCTCCCCGTCTGCTTGGCAATGCCATCGATGAAATTGTCCGCGGCTCCATCACCACAGGCTCACTGCTGAAGTACATCGGTGCAATCATTGTAATGATGCTGATCATTTACTGGATTACCTATGTCTGGATGCACAAGCTGTTCGGCGGCTCCAATCTCGTCGAGCGTCTGCTGCGCTCCCGGTTCATGAACCATCTGATGACCATGACCCCCTCGTTTTTTGAAAAAAACCGCACCGGCGATCTCATGGCCCGCGCCACCAATGACATCCGTGCCGTGGCAACCACTGTCGGCTTCGGGATGCTGACGCTTGTTGACTCCACCGTTTATCTGAGCGTGGTCCTGCTGGCGATGG contains these protein-coding regions:
- a CDS encoding HAD family hydrolase gives rise to the protein MTEKQALLFDLDNTLMDRDHTFRSFSTQFVKDFLGHLAEDEALLVVEDMIVRDADGYRDKDGFFAELSEVLPWQTPVSAADIRGYYDQNYSGHGAAMKDAVEILDYCRERGYIMGLVTNGKKDLQDGKIDLLRLRGYFKEIVISGEAGISKPDPAIYRLALDRLGTSAEQTLFIGDHPVNDIWGAGKAGMDTIWLKRNHPWDERLDVTPWRTIDELDELKQIL
- a CDS encoding DUF3939 domain-containing protein → MIFKRAKKNTIPETVTVTLPQIKQAVRQFEEDMPAPINRTALILEDKSIDLTRLTRYLGGVPQQKFYMSRETYEIFEEADKLVPYYLDLVQSAVDNYVSDTGKLPLLEDAWLPEVHYRLLHSERYLKETPPFPLYITEEEMMLTHRAEHFE
- a CDS encoding metalloregulator ArsR/SmtB family transcription factor; protein product: MQLDKIVNYHKALSDPTRLRILLLLSKGEEIHGQALAERLNLSQPTVTHHAAKLREASMITERRDKNTVYFRINPEFIKAGSEASLSFIFSKGTQEMEQESPENSLKESVLRNFFAKDGRLRQIPAQYKKKLIALQFMVEKLTPGTVYSEKEMNEFIKQYHEDYATIRREFIMHQFMYREHDKYELNPPEMWTRWENVK
- a CDS encoding YpdA family putative bacillithiol disulfide reductase, yielding MKDVIIIGAGPCGLSAAIECQRQGLSSLIIEKNFIVHSIYLYPTSMQFFSTTALLEIGGVPFTSPNDKPFRHEALVYYRRAAEQHGLEIAAYEEALSVDHNEDGSFTVHTVNKRGERQSRRAAHVVISTGYFDQPNMIGIPGEELPKVTHYFGEAHPYTGMKVTVIGGSNSAVDAALELIRVGASVDMVYRGASISDNIKPWVRPIFESMVTKGSITLHLESRVTEITPSSVIVTRHSGETSELDNDFVLAMTGFRPSRALLSSAGVLMDDSLDKPSFNPATMESNIPGLYVAGVIASGRNANEVFIETGRGHGKLIADHIVSQKLK
- a CDS encoding DUF441 domain-containing protein — translated: MDITSLLLLGLAALGILSSNSPVTIAMVVLLLLRVLGLQQTFPWLEKHGLTLGIIILTIGVMTPLASGKISLNTIWQSFFHWKSLAAIGIGMLVAYLGGRGAVLMGSQPTVVAGLLIGTVLGVALFKGVPVGPLIAAGLLSLVIGRG
- a CDS encoding MerR family transcriptional regulator, with product MNTYTGKQLAELVQQEAPDMNLRTVRYYTQIGLLPPLALSGNKRVYTDRHYRHLLAILTLSRSGENLADIQSKLAGMPEEEVAKLGGRLKFLQPEQLLSGDTLVVSEDVILTVSPRISAELRVELQETITRMLKEGR
- a CDS encoding ABC transporter ATP-binding protein, coding for MKQWKAFYTFVRPYTKWIVLTLFIGMIKFSIPLTLPMILKYVVDDLLTPSALTAAERISKLFYVLGGAFVLFVVIRGPVEYYRQYFAQLITSRVLFDMRNKLYSHLQRLSLRYYQNTKVGEAISRFINDVEQSKNLVEVGMMNVWLDMFTLVFALGFMFYLNPVLALVSIAVLPLYGIAVNTLYKRLKVLTKDRSQALAVIQGYLHERIQGIAIIRSFTMEKADQKQFEGINGKFLEKAMAQTRWNAVTFAIINTLTDLAPLLVIGYGGYEVIRGNLTIGTFVAFFGYLDRMYAPLRRLINSSTVLTQASASLERVMELLDEPYDIADQPGAKPLQNAAGAIEFDRVWFKYREENDWVLKEINLSISPGQTVAFVGMSGGGKSSLISLIPRFYDISEGRLLMDGQDIRGLTQESLRRTVGMVLQDNFLFSGSVRDNILFGNPEAAEAEIIAAAQAANAHDFIMQLPEGYDTEVGERGVKLSGGQKQRVAIARVFLKDPKVLILDEATSALDLESEHLIQQSLQSLASERTTLIVAHRLSTITHADQIVVLENGAITERGTHEELMLLGGSYARLFNVQRLDG
- a CDS encoding ADP-heptose synthase → MSRQFVTEAVMMAIYGQLLVPQSPVEYIVPYTTVMELYELRDSDEPLMNRTDDDQHVKSKIRELIAYFEEPLNSKKINRCLSVPWAKSSGILLGEMAHVTIINSVDNAAYGETFDPIETELLLTSVREKVPVLTDQFELIQRIIEGGIPVQVYDIDDFDFAMEEETFRSSQ
- a CDS encoding HesB/YadR/YfhF family protein, with the translated sequence MDMTISPEAAAWFKKELNLQNGDSIRLFPRYSSGGGLHPGFSLGIATEAPARPAVEAEQEGLIFYMEEQDLWYMEGYSLSIIHVAAEDDIEYVYQPLSTAGQAE